The genomic interval TCGCGCTCCTGCTCCATCCAGTCCATCGTGGCGGTGCCTTCGTGAACCTCGCCAATCTTGTATGTCAGCCCGGTATAAAAAAGGATGCGCTCGGTGGTGGTGGTTTTGCCCGCGTCTATGTGCGCGACAATCCCTATATTCCGCACCCTGTCCATGGGGACTTTCATCTCTTCCGCCATAGTCCCCCCCTTACCACCTGTAATGGGCGAAAGCCCTGTTGGCTTCCGCCATTTTGTGAGTGTCTTCTTTCTTCTTGATTGCGCTTCCCCGGCTTTGTGAAGCGTCAATTATTTCCATGGCGAGTTTCTCCCGCACACCCGGTTCGGGTCTTTTGCGGGCGGAGTCCAGCAGCCATCTGATTGCGAGATAGTTTTTGCGGACGGGCTTAACTTCCATCGGGACCTGATAGGTTGCGCCGCCGACCCGCCGCGAGCGCACCTCAAGGGCGGGCTTCACATTTTCCATCGCCTCAAAGAAGACCTTGACGGGCTCTTTGTTTCCGGACTTTTTGGCAATAAGGTCAAGAGTGTCGTAAAAAATCCTTTCCGCCTTGCTCTTCTTGCCGCCGACCATCAGCGAGTTGATAAACTTTGCCACGAATACGTCCCCGAAATGCGGGTCGGGGTCAAACCTGTGGCTTGTGGATGAAGTTTTTCTGGACATTTTCCCTTATCTCACCTGGTCTTACTTGGGTTTTTTGCTTCCGTATTTGGAGCGTCCCCGCCGTCTGTTTTCAACGCCGGTTGAATCAAGCGACCCCCGAACAATGTGGTAGCGGACGCCGGGAAGGTCTTTCACTCTGCCGCCTCTGACGAGAACAACCGAATGCTCTTGAAGGGCGTGTCCTTCGCCGGGAATGTAGGCGGTAACCTCAACCCCGTTGGTAAGCCGCACACGGGCGACTTTCCTCATTGCCGAGTTGGGTTTTTTGGGCGTGGTGGTGTAAACCCGGACGCACACCCCTCTTTTCTGAGGATTGCTCTGAAGAGCGGGCGAACTGGTCTTTGAAAAAGTCCGCTTTCTGCCCTTCCGTATAAGTTGGTTTACGCTTGGCATTTCGTCAAAATTCCCCCGCCTCCCGAAAGGCGGAACGCTACTTTTATCAGGCGCGGGGGGGTTTGTCAAGAAAAGGGGCGGCTGAAAAAACTTTATAAACGGGAATCCGGAGGGGACGGGGAGACGAGGTGTT from Candidatus Dadabacteria bacterium carries:
- the rpsG gene encoding 30S ribosomal protein S7, coding for MSRKTSSTSHRFDPDPHFGDVFVAKFINSLMVGGKKSKAERIFYDTLDLIAKKSGNKEPVKVFFEAMENVKPALEVRSRRVGGATYQVPMEVKPVRKNYLAIRWLLDSARKRPEPGVREKLAMEIIDASQSRGSAIKKKEDTHKMAEANRAFAHYRW
- the rpsL gene encoding 30S ribosomal protein S12; translated protein: MPSVNQLIRKGRKRTFSKTSSPALQSNPQKRGVCVRVYTTTPKKPNSAMRKVARVRLTNGVEVTAYIPGEGHALQEHSVVLVRGGRVKDLPGVRYHIVRGSLDSTGVENRRRGRSKYGSKKPK